One segment of Babesia bigemina genome assembly Bbig001, chromosome : II DNA contains the following:
- a CDS encoding Polynucleotide 5'-hydroxyl-kinase NOL9, whose translation MRHGLRFVSAAEARRRRVTYRTNYDTLKGRIQLTAPDSDTADAVYAEIIALEPGECLALRSAFHFRVLRGAVEFNGHVYTPRRNAYTKAILPTWSPPERMLALCKSADVDHGEADAAAADQPAHCRTCTGILAEHLLGGTCCAVRARLQEDGALAERHFNIAAADRRGAHSQPDPDCGALEYYTEQNPNLAGDTTVVALVPHTSAFGTVDFRRLLAPPRPPKIVVPGLLEAARELLLVCVRGERAPVLMLHGDKSAGKSTAVVYIVNYLLNHLDTVALLDTDVGQPIFAPPGTISLKFVTETINAPPHSLLAGQRPDAVYLLGDVKVTRPEMLLRHVHRCFEIYTTAVEDDRSVPLIVNTFGWISGMGSKILEGIAGITKTSVMLKLNSKHPNSASLYPVSTHGELEQAIRSSLDVESGPAENTENAQNQAVTMYKKVVEECGATLPWDETGSVVVETLSHSVAKSVAIEMVEQFRANYREYPYCGLSAWQHLRDSRGETKADPTPNDLRWLRACAMINPTFGDAMHFPQLHQEEFFGAVKTTAFRRYVRYPALFRSPKQIRIMAERYSFVVQINTPLEKMEEVCPAIAGSIVALCRGRCDRVFSNEIGGDWEFITYVYVHYLNAEDMTMLASHSEIDTPGQIHRANIAVLCQTVGLDVIPTRLCPMAKFRSIEGGVERLDVLWKPRELSTSQFVPFRRNSLLHMVNTQGAGNSAANSRKNIKRHRQEPRMDKFGNV comes from the exons ATGCGGCATGGGCTGCGCTTCGTCAGCGCCGCTGAGGCGCGACgccggcgggtgacctatcGCACTAACTACGACACGCTCAAAGGG CGGATACAGCTAACAGCACCAGATAGTGACACAGCAGACGCCGTTTACGCCGAGATTATTGCCTTAGAACCGGGGGAGTGCCTGGCGCTGCGTAGCGCATTCCACTTCAGAGTGCTGCG CGGTGCAGTAGAGTTTAACGGCCACGTATACACCCCCAGAAGGAATGCCTACACTAAGGCCATCCTGCCCACATGGTCGCCGCCGGAGCGGATGCTTGCGCTGTGCAAAAGCGCCGACGTCGACCACGGGGAAGCGGATGCCGCAGCAGCGGACCAGCCTGCGCATTGCCGCACATGTACAggcatactggcggagcacTTGCTAGGCGGCACGTGCTGTGCCGTACGTGCGCGCCTCCAGGAGGACGGAGCTCTCGCGGAAAGGCATTTCAATATCGCAGCGGCCGACAGGAGGGGCGCCCATTCTCAACCGGATCCCGACTGCGGCGCACTCGAGTACTACACCGAGCAAAACCCGAACCTG GCAGGGGATACGACCGTGGTGGCGCTTGTACCGCACACCAGCGCATTTGGCACTGTGGACTTCAGGAGGCTGCTAGCGCCGCCAAGACCGCCCAAGATTGTGGTGCCCGGGCT CCTGGAGGCTGCCCGTGAACTGTTGCTCGTCTGCGTCAGGGGCGAGCGCGCACCTGTGCTCATGCTTCACGGAGACAAGAGCGCCGGCAAGTCGACTGCCGTTGTCTATATCGTCAACTACTTGCTGAACCATCTCGACACagtggcgctgctggacacgGATGTCGGCCAGCCGATTTTCGCACCACCCGGGACGATATCGCTCAAGTTCGTCACGGAGACCATCAACGCGCCTCCACACTCGCTTCTGGCCGGacaacggccggatgcagTCTACCTCTTGGGAGACGTAAAGGTGACCCGCCCCGAAATGCTGCTGAGGCACGTCCACCGCTGCTTCGAAATATACACCACCGCGGTGGAGGACGACCGAAGCGTGCCGTTGATAGTGAACACCTTCGGGTGGATATCAGGCATGGGGTCCAAGATCCTGGAGGGGATCGCGGGAATCACCAAGACCTCCGTGATGCTAAAGCTGAACTCGAAGCACCCGAATTCGGCCTCCCTTTACCCGGTGTCCACGCACGGCGAACTGGAACAAGCAATACGAAGCAGCCTGGATGTTGAGTCTGGCCCTGCCGAGAATACAGAGAATGCGCAGAACCAGGCGGTCACGATGTACAAAAAGGTAGTTGAGGAGTGCGGCGCCACGCTGCCGTGGGATGAAACGGGCTCGGTCGTCGTGGAGACCCTCTCGCATTCGGTCGCGAAGTCCGTCGCCATTGAAATGGTTGAGCAGTTCAGAGCCAACTACAGGGAATATCCGTATTGCGGCCTGAGCGCGTGGCAGCACCTGCGGGACAGCCGCGGCGAAACCAAGGCGGATCCCACACCAAACGACCTGCGCTGGCTTAGAGCCTGCGCCATGATAAACCCAACCTTCGGAGATGCCATGCACTTCCCACAGCTGCATCAGGAGGAATTCTTCGGGGCAGTGAAGACGACGGCGTTCCGCAGGTACGTGCGCTACCCCGCCCTCTTCCGCTCCCCCAAACAAATCCGGATAATGGCGGAACGGTACTCCTTTGTGGTACAAATCAACACCCCGTTGGAGAAAATGGAAGAG GTATGCCCGGCCATAGCAGGCAGCATAGTGGCACTCTGCCGCGGCAGGTGCGATCGCGTGTTTAGCAACGAAATCGGAGGTGACTGGGAATTCATCACCTATGTCTACGTGCATTATTTGAATGCGGAGGACATGACG ATGCTAGCATCGCACTCTGAAATCGACACCCCGGGACAGATTCATCGAGCCAACATAGCGGTGCTGTG CCAAACCGTGGGATTGGACGTAATTCCCACCAGACTCTGCCCTATGGCGAAATTCCGCAGCATTGAAGGCGGTGTGGAGCGCCTGGATGTGCTGTGGAAGCCCAGGGAGCTGTCGACGTCGCAG TTCGTGCCTTTCCGAAGGAAcagcctcctccacatggTCAACACACAGGGAGCTGGCAACTCGGCTGCAAATTCGCGGAAAAACATCAAACGACACCGGCAAGAACCGAGGATGGACAAATTCGGCAATGTGTAG
- a CDS encoding triosephosphate isomerase protein, putative: MAVVRRRWLGGNWKCNGSRELVSTLSAVMNEAEFDVSTMGTCSFSSKHSVSDVVLFPSSLYVVPCLEKFKLERFKVGVQNISQAKPGAFTGELAVPMLSDLGLEWTLIGHSERRSMFGETDEDVAAKVAITQQAKLNAAVCIGENLTEREDGLVGEVITRQLNAFMAAVTDWSLVVIAYEPVWAIGTGKVATTAEVLEAHQLIRDLLTEKIGAVADTVRIVYGGSVNENNCVDLMQTPNVDGFLVGGKSIAPAFCEIIAAVNNTH, encoded by the exons ATGGCTGTTGTTCGTAGGCGTTGGCTTGGCGGCAATTGGAAGTGCAACGGCTCGCGTGAGCTGGTGTCTACGTTGTCTGCGGTGATGAACGAAGCTGAGTTCGACGTCAGCACCATGGGTACGTGCAGTTTCAGCTCTAAACATAGTGTGTCAGACGTTGTACTCTTCCCGAGCAGCCTGTACGTAGTGCCGTGCCTGGAGAAGTTCAAACTCGAGCGCTTCAAGGTTGGTGTGCAGAACATTTCGCAGGCCAAACCGGGCGCTTTCACCGGCGAATTGGCTGTCCCTATGTTGTCTGACCTCGGGCTCGAGTGGACGCTGATTGGTCACTCTGAGCGCCGCTCGATGTTCGGCGAGACCGACGAGGATGTCGCTGCGAAGGTCGCCATAACGCAACAGGCGAAATTGAACGCCGCCGTCTGCATCGGTGAAAACCTCACTGAGCGCGAGGACGGCCTGGTTGGTGAGGTCATCACGCGCCAGCTTAACGCTTTCATGGCCGCCGTCACCGACTGGAGCCTCGTGGTGATTGCTTACGAGCCTGTGTGGGCTATCGGTACGGGCAAGGTGGCCACTACCGCGGAGGTTCTGGAGGCGCATCAG TTGATTCGTGACCTCCTTACCGAAAAGATCGGCGCCGTCGCCGACACCGTGCGCATCGTTTACGGCGGTTCGGTGAACGAGAACAACTGCGTCGACCTCATGCAAACCCCCAACGTGGACGGTTTCCTTGTCGGAGGGAAGTCCATAGCGCCCGCCTTCTGCGAGATCATAGCGGCCGTGAACAACACTCACTGA